CAACCGTAGTAAGCTTTTGAAACTAGAGAACTTGAGTGCAGGAGAGGAGAGTAGAATTCCTAGTGTAGCGGTGAAATGCGTAGATATTAGGAGGAATACCAGTAGCGAAGGCGGCTCTCTGGACTGTAACTGACACTGAGGCACGAAAGCGTGGGGAGCAAACAGGATTAGATACCCTGGTAGTCCACGCCGTAAACGATGAGTACTAGGTGTCGGGGGTTACCCCCCTCGGTGCCGCAGCTAACGCATTAAGTACTCCGCCTGGGAAGTACGCTCGCAAGAGTGAAACTCAAAGGAATTGACGGGGACCCGCACAAGTAGCGGAGCATGTGGTTTAATTCGAAGCAACGCGAAGAACCTTACCTAAGCTTGACATCCCACTGACCTCTCCCTAATCGGAGATTTCCCTTCGGGGACAGTGGTGACAGGTGGTGCATGGTTGTCGTCAGCTCGTGTCGTGAGATGTTGGGTTAAGTCCCGCAACGAGCGCAACCCTTGCCTTTAGTTGCCAGCATTAAGTTGGGCACTCTAGAGGGACTGCCGAGGATAACTCGGAGGAAGGTGGGGATGACGTCAAATCATCATGCCCCTTATGCTTAGGGCTACACACGTGCTACAATGGGTGGTACAGAGGGTTGCCAAGCCGCGAGGTGGAGCTAATCCCTTAAAGCCATTCTCAGTTCGGATTGTAGGCTGAAACTCGCCTACATGAAGCTGGAGTTACTAGTAATCGCAGATCAGAATGCTGCGGTGAATGCGTTCCCGGGTCTTGTACACACCGCCCGTCACACCATGGAAGTTGGGGGCGCCCGAAGCCGGTTAGCTAACCTTTTAGGAAGCGGCCGTCGAAGGTGAAACCAATGACTGGGGTGAAGTCGTAACAAGGTAGCCGTATCGGAAGGTGCGGCTGGATCACCTCCTTTCTAAGGAGTAATTACCTACTGTTTAATTTTGAGAGTTCTTAAATGAACTTTATATTGTGGGGGTGTAGCTCAGCTGGGAGAGCACTTGCCTTGCACGCAAGGGGTCAGGAGTTCGATCCTCCTCATCTCCACCATATTAGTACTTTGAAAACTGCATAACATTTAGTGATGATTAAATAAACCAATATAAGAGAAGAAAACTCTTTAAAAAATAACACTTTTAATAACTGGTCAAGTTATTAAGGGCGCAGGGCGGATGCCTTGGCACTAAGAGCCGATGAAGGACGCGATAAGCTGCGATAAGCTTCGGGGAGTTGCACGTAAACTTTGATCCGAAGATTTCCGAATGAGGAAACTCACTTAGAGTAATGTCTAAGTATCATTAAGTGAATACATAGCTTAGTGAGGGGAACCCGGGGAACTGAAACATCTAAGTACCCGGAGGAAAAGAAAGAAATTCGATTCCGTAAGTAGCGGCGAGCGAACGCGGAATAGCCCAAACCAGTGAAGTTTTCTTCGCTGGGGTTGCGGACACATCATCAACAAAGAGGTATCGTAAACGAAGAGAGTTGGAAAGCTCCGCTATAAAGTGTAATAGCCACGTAGTTGAAACGAGAAGACTTTAGATGTGATCCAGAGTACCACGGGACACGTGAAACCCTGTGGGAAGCAGGAGGGACCATCCTCCAAGGCTAAATACTACTTAGTGACCGATAGCGCATAGTACCGTGAGGGAAAGGTGAAAAGAACCCCGGGAGGGGAGTGAAATAGAACCTGAAACCCTGCGCTTACAAGCTGTGGAAGCACTTTATATGTGTGACCGCGTACTTTTTGTAGAACGGGCCAACGAGTTACGATAGTAAGCTAGGTTAAGTACTTAAGGTATGGAGCCGTAGTGAAAGCGAGTCTTAAATGGGCGTTAAGTTTGCTGTCGTAGACCCGAAACCGAGCGACCTATCCATGAGCAGGATGAAGCGAAAGTAAAATTTCGTGGAGGTCCGAACCCACGAGCGTTGAAAAGCTCGGGGATGACTTGTGGATAGCGGTGAAATTCCAATCGAGCTCGGAGATAGCTGGTTCTCCCCGAAATAGCTTTAGGGCTAGCCTCAAGGTTGAGAAATACGGAGGTAGAGCACTGAATATCCTAGGGGGCATTGCGCTTACCGAAGATTATCAAACTCCGAATGCCGTTATTTTATACTTGGGAGTCAGACTGTGGGTAATAAGATTCATAGTCGAGAGGGCAACAGCCCAGATCGTCAGCTAAGGTCCCTAAATGTAAGTTAAGTGGTAAAGGATGTGGGATTGCATAGACAACCAGGATGTTGGCTTAGAAGCAGCCACTCATTTAAAGAGTGCGTAATAGCTCACTGGTCGAGTGATCCTGCGCCGAAGATTACCGGGGCTAAAACTTACTACCGAAGCTACGATATCATTTATGATAGGTAGGGGAGCTTCCTATGCAGGCTGAAGCATGACCGTAAGGACGTGTGGACAGTATAGGAGTGAGAATGTTGGCATGAGTAGCGAGACGTGGGTGAGAATCCCACGGGCCGTAAACCCAAGGTTTCCAGGGGAAGGTTCGTCCGCCCTGGGTTAGTCGGGACCTAAGCCGAGGCCGAAAGGCGTAGGTGATGGACAACAGGTTGAGATTCCTGTACCACCGATAATCGTTTGAGAGATGGAATGACACAGTAGGATAAGCTAACCACACTGTTGGTTATGTGTGGCTAAGTACTGAGGCAGTCAAGGCAGGCAAATCCGCCATGATAATGCTGGGGTACGATGGGGAGCGAAATTAAGTAGCGAAGTAGCTGATTTCACACTGTCGAGAAAAGTTTCTATCGAGATTAAAGGTGCCCGTACCGCAAACCGACACAGGTGGGTGAGGAGAGTATCCTAAGGCCAGCGAGAGAACTGTTGTTAAGGAACTCGGCAAAATGACCCCGTAACTTAGGGAGAAGGGGTGCCACGTTAGGGTTAACGCCCGAGGTGGCCGCAGAGAATAGGCCCAAGCGACTGTTTACCAAAAACACAGGTTTCTGCTAAGTCGCAAGACGATGTATAGGAGCTGACGCCTGCCCGGTGCTGGAAGGTTAAGGGGATCTGTTAGGATTTATCCGAAGCAGTGAACTTAAGCCCCAGTAAACGGCGGCCGTAACTATAACGGTCCTAAGGTAGCGAAATTCCTTGTCGGGTAAGTTCCGACCCGCACGAAAGGCGTAACGATTTGGGCACTGTCTCAACAACAGACTCGGTGAAATTGTAATCCCGGTGAAGATGCCGGGTACCTGCGACAGGACGGAAAGACCCCATGGAGCTTTACTGTAGCTTGACATTGAATTTTGGTGCTACATGTACAGGATAGGTGGGAGGCTATGAAATCGGGACGCCAGTCTCGGTGGAGCTATCCTTGGGATACCACCCTTGTAGTACTGAGATTCTAACCAGATACCTTGAATCAGGTATTGGGACACTGTCAGGTGGGCAGTTTGACTGGGGCGGTCGCCTCCCAAAGAGTAACGGAGGCGCTCAAAGGTTCTCTCAGCACGGTCGGAAATCGTGCGTAGAGTGTAAAGGCAGAAGAGAGCTTGATTGCAAGACATACAGGTCGAGCAAGGACGAAAGTCGGACTTAGTGATCCGGTGGTTCCGCATGGAAGGGCCATCGCTCAACGGATAAAAGCTACCCTGGGGATAACAGGCTTATCTCCCCCAAGAGTCCACATCGACGGGGAGGTTTGGCACCTCGATGTCGGCTCATCACATCCTGGGGCTGTAGTAGGTCCCAAGGGTTGGGCTGTTCGCCCATTAAAGTGGTACGCGAGCTGGGTTCAGAACGTCGTGAGACAGTTCGGTCCCTATCCGTCGCAGGCGTAGGAAATTTGAGGAGACCTGTCCTTAGTACGAGAGGACCGGGATGGACGTACCTCTGGTGTACCAGTTGTTCTGCCAAGGGCATGGCTGGGTAGCTATGTACGGAATGGATAAGCGCTGAAAGCATCTAAGCGCGAAGCCAACTTCAAGATAAGATTTCCCACCGTAAGGGTAAGATCCCAGGAAGACTACCTGGTTGATAGGTCGGAGGTGTAAGTGCAGCAATGTATGTAGCTTACCGATACTAATAGATCGAGGACTTGACCAAGATTATTTAATCTTAATAAATGTTATTCAGTTTTTAGAGTACTAACTCTAAATAAAGATTATGCGGTTATTACAGCAAAGAGGATACACCTGTTCCCATTCCGAACACAGAAGTTAAGCTCTTTAGCGCCGATGGTACTTGGTGGGAAGCTGCCTGGGAGAGTAGGACGTAGCCGCGTAATCTTTTTTATTTTACGTGGATTTGTAGTGGTGGTTAGTATTAAGTTACATTTGAAGTCATAAAGCTGAGAAGATGCTTTAAAATGGCTTCTGCATTGTAACTTAACACTAACCACTTTTTTTGATGTGTAAAATAAAGAAGAATTACGCTTGTACGAGATGTGATTAAACTATATAAAGTAAAAAATGATAAAAGATACTTTAAAAAACTTGATTATAATTATATGATTAAAATAGTCGTTTAATATAATCACAATATGTTTTGGGAGGAGGATCTTTAGCTTGAAATTTAAGTTAAAGTAAAATTAAAAGTAATGAATACACCAATAATAGATTCTTTAAGAAAAATAGTTGATGATAATATAATATCATTTCATATGCCAGGTCATAAGAAAGGCGCTATATATAAAATGCTAGGGTATGAAGATATACTTGAAAATTTATACAAGCTAGATACAACTGAGATTCCAGGGACAGATAATTTACATTCACCAGAAGAGTGTATAAAAGAGTCTCTTAAAAGGGCTTCAGAAGTATTTAAAAGCGATAAAACTTTTTATTTAGTGAATGGATCTACTTGTGGAATTGAGGCAGCTATAATGGCTTCTGTAAATCCTAAAGAAAAAATAATACTAAATAGAGATTGCCATCAGTCAGCGATTAATTCTTGTATAATTGGAGATATAGATCCAATTTATGTTAACCCTAGTATAAATAAAGATAGCAATACTTTATCTGGAGTTAGTTTTAATGATGTAAAGAGTGTTATAGACTCAAATTTAGATGCCAAGGCAGTTTTTCTGACTTATCCAACTTATTTTGGAGATGTGTTTGATTTAAAGTCTATTTGTAGTTATGCACATGAAAAAGGTATGACTGTTATAATAGATGAAGCCCATGGAGCTCATTTAGGGTTAAGTGAGAAGCTACCAGAGACAGCATTAAGCCAAGGCGCAGATATAGTAATACAAAGTACTCATAAAACATTACCATCTTTTACACAATCATCTATGATTCATATTAAAGGAAATAGAATAGATATAAATAAGTTAACAAATATGCTGAGAATAACAGAATCTTCAAGTCCATCATACTTACTTATGGCATCTTTGGATATAGCTGTAGATATATATGAAAAAAATGGATTTGATTTAATGGATAAACTTTTAAATAATATATATGAATTTAAAAATGAAACTTATAAACTTAAAAATATTAAAGTAGATGAAAGCAAAGATCATACAAAAATATTTTTAAATACAAAAAAACTTGGAATTACGGGACATGAATTAGAAAATATTTTAAGAGAAAATTATAATATACAGGTTGAGTTATCTAATTATTACGGTGTTTTATTGATTGCAACAATTGGGAATACAAAAGATGAATTTTTAAAGTTAAAAGATGTATTATTTGAAATCGATAAAATTTATAAGAAAGAAAGTCATTTAAAAAGCGTATCGTATCCAATTAAATTACCTAAAAAGATATTAACTCCAAGAGAAGCATTCTATATGAATAAAAAAAATGTTAAAATAGAGAATAGCATAGGAAAAATTTCAGGTGAGTATATAATACCATATCCACCAGGAGTTAGCTTAGTATCTCCTGGAGAGGAGATTACAAGAGAAGTTATTGATTACATTATAGAATGTAAATCTAAGGGAATGAACGTTAATGGAGTTAAAGATAGTGAACTTAGGTTTATTCAAGTTATAGACATAGATTAAATTCATAAGAAAGGAAGACAGTATTAGTTACGTATATTAGTATATTAAGCGTGATAAATATTGATAGGTGTAAAAAATGAAAGGAAAGTTAATAATTATAGAAAGTGGTTCAGATGCTAGCGGAAAAGCAACTCAAACCAAAAAATTATACAATAGATTAATAGAAGATGGGTATAAAGTAAAAAAAGTCGAATATCCAAATTATAAATCAGATTCTGCTTCACTAGTTAAGATGTATTTAAATGGAGACTTCGGGAAAAATGCTAATGACGTAGATGCATATGTAGCTTCTACATTCTTCGCAGCAGATAGATACGCATCTTTTAAAACGGAATGGGAATCTTTTTATAATGAAGGCGGAGTTATAATAGCAGACAGATATACTACTTCAAATATGGTTCATCAAGCATCAAAAATGGATGAACAAGAAAGAGATAAATATATAAATTGGTTATTTGACTTTGAGTTTAATTTATATAAGATTCCACAACCAGATTGTGTAGTATTTTTGGATGTTCCTGTAGAGTTTAGTAAAAAACTTATGGAAAATAGAAAAAATAAATTTACAGGAGAAGAAAAAAAGGATATACATGAAAGTGATATAGACTATCTAACAAGATCATATAATAACTCTTTATATATAGCAAATAAGTATAATTGGAATAAGATTGATTGTATAGAAGATGAAAAATTAAGAAGTATAGATAGTATACATGAAGAAGTATATAAAGTTGTTAAAAAAACTATAGATTCTATGGAGAAATAGATATGTATTTTGAAAATATTATAGGACAAAGTTTTGCTAAAAAATATTTATCAAACTCTATTACAAAAGATAAAATAAATCATGCGTATTTATTTGAGGGAATAAATGGAGTTGGGAAAAGCACACTTGCACAGGAGTTTGCAAAGTTTTTACTTAAAACAGAGCATCTAGAGAATAACCCTGATTTTATACCTATAGAACCTCAAGGTGCAAGTATAAAAATAGCTCAAATAAGAAGCTTACAGACTGATGTTATAATAAAGCCACATGGAGATTATAAAATATATTTAATTACTGATGCGGAAAAAATGACTATAGAGTCTCAAAATGCATTATTAAAAACATTAGAAGAACCACCTAACTACGTAATAATAATACTTTTAACAAATAATAAAAACTCATTACTAGATACAATAAAGTCAAGATGTGATATAGTAAAGTTTTTACCAATACCGTTTATAGAATTAAAGGAGCATTTGAAAGCAAAGGGAATTGAAGATAGAAAAGCTAGTATGTTAGCTACATTTTCTAGAGGAAGTATAAGTAAAGCTTTAGAGCTGTCTGAGTCATCAGATTTTATGGTAATGAGAGAAGATATTCAAAGCAATATACAAACTATGTTAGATAAGAATGTAGTTGATATACTAGAACTTCCAAGTAAGTATGATAAATATAAAGATAATATTATTGAAGTTTTGGATATAACTTTGAATTACTTTAGAGATATAATGATGTTAAAAGAAAATATAAATAAAGATATGATTATAAATATAGATAAAATAACATTTTTACAAAATATGAGCAAAAAAATTAACTATTCTCAAGTGTCTAAGATTATTGATATAATAGAAGAGACTAAGAAAAAGTTAAGAAGTAATTGTAACTTTAATTTGAGTATACAAGTGATGTCTTTAAATATATATGAGGTGATTAAATGATAAGAATAGTGGGTGTTAGATTCAAAAGTGCAGGAAAAATATATTATTTTGATCCTGTAGAATTTGAAATAGAGAAAAATGTAGATGTAGTAGTAGAAACTGCAAGGGGATTAGAATATGGTAAGGTTGTAGTAGGACCTAAGGAATTAGACGAGAGTGAGTTAGTATCACCTTTAAAACCTATTGTAAGAATAGCAACAGAAGAAGATACTAAGATTTATTTAGAAAATAAAGAAAAAGCAAAAGAAACTTTTGAGGTTTGCCAACAAAAAATAAAAGAACATGAATTAACTATGTTTCTTATAGATTGTGAATATACGTTTGATAGAAATAAGCTAATATTCTACTTTACAGCAGAAGGAAGAATAGACTTTAGAGAACTTGTAAAAGACTTAGCTTCTATATTTAAGACTAGAATAGAACTAAGACAAATTGGAGTAAGAGATGAAGCTAAATCTATAGGTGGACTTGGACCATGCGGAAGAAGATTATGTTGTTCTTCTTGGTTAGGAGATTTCCAACCTGTGTCTATAAAAATGGCCAAGGATCAAAGTTTATCACTTAATCCTACTAAAATTTCAGGTATATGTGGTAGATTATTCTGCTGTTTAAAATATGAACATGATGTATATAGTGAAGCATTAGAAAAAATGCCAACAGTAGGTTCTATAGTACAATCTCCAGATGGAAAAGGAAAAGTAATTGAAATTAATCCTCTTTTAGAACAAATTAAAGTAGAATTACAAGATAAAAACATAAAACTTTATGAAAGAGAAGATATAAAGATCTTACAAGAAGCTAAGAAATGTGCTGGATGTGGACAAAAAGATGAAAAACTTGATGCAGAGACATTAAGAGAGTTAAAAAAATTAGAAGATTAATAGGGGGTAGGATATTTCCTACCCTTTAAATTGTGAATTTTTAACGCTTAAAGAAATTACACTTGCTGAAATTTGTGAATAATCTACAAACTTTAGTTGTATCAAAATACTATATTTTGAGCGTTAAAAAGATTTTAAGCAACGGATGAAGTCGTTTGAGTAACGGGACACGAGCTTGCCGAGTGGACGTTGACGACATGAAATTTTGGCGATATGAAGTAGTTCGCAGACGTAGTCGCTCAAGCGAAGCGAATTTTTAATGTTAAGGAGTAGATTTATGGACGTAAAAATAAAAGAGACGGAAAGAATAGATGATATTCAATTAAAAGGACTAAGGTTGATACAAGACACAACTGGATTTTGTTTTGGAGTAGATGCTGTTTTATTAGCGAATTTTGCTAAAGTAAAAAGAGGTGCTAGCGTAGTAGATTTAGGAACAGGAACAGGTATAATACCAATATTAATAGCTGGTAAAAGTGAAGCTAAGGAAATTATAGGTGTAGAGATCCAAGAAGAAGTTTATGAGATGGCTTCAAGATCTGTACTATTAAATGACTTACAAGATAGAGTTAAAATTGTAAATGGAGATATAAAAGTAATAGATAAAACTTTAGAAGTTAACAAGTTTGATGTAGTTACTTCAAATCCTCCATATATGCATGATAATGGGATAAAAAATCCAAATGATAAAAAAGCTATATCAAGACATGAAGTAAAATGTAATTTAGAAGACGTTATAAGATCAGCATCTAGACTATTGAAAGATACAGGTAAGTTTTACATGATCCACAGACCAACTAGATTGATAGAAATAATAACATTAGCAAGACAGTATAAGTTAGAGCCAAAGCAAATTCAGT
The nucleotide sequence above comes from Paraclostridium bifermentans. Encoded proteins:
- a CDS encoding aminotransferase class I/II-fold pyridoxal phosphate-dependent enzyme is translated as MNTPIIDSLRKIVDDNIISFHMPGHKKGAIYKMLGYEDILENLYKLDTTEIPGTDNLHSPEECIKESLKRASEVFKSDKTFYLVNGSTCGIEAAIMASVNPKEKIILNRDCHQSAINSCIIGDIDPIYVNPSINKDSNTLSGVSFNDVKSVIDSNLDAKAVFLTYPTYFGDVFDLKSICSYAHEKGMTVIIDEAHGAHLGLSEKLPETALSQGADIVIQSTHKTLPSFTQSSMIHIKGNRIDINKLTNMLRITESSSPSYLLMASLDIAVDIYEKNGFDLMDKLLNNIYEFKNETYKLKNIKVDESKDHTKIFLNTKKLGITGHELENILRENYNIQVELSNYYGVLLIATIGNTKDEFLKLKDVLFEIDKIYKKESHLKSVSYPIKLPKKILTPREAFYMNKKNVKIENSIGKISGEYIIPYPPGVSLVSPGEEITREVIDYIIECKSKGMNVNGVKDSELRFIQVIDID
- a CDS encoding dTMP kinase, with translation MKGKLIIIESGSDASGKATQTKKLYNRLIEDGYKVKKVEYPNYKSDSASLVKMYLNGDFGKNANDVDAYVASTFFAADRYASFKTEWESFYNEGGVIIADRYTTSNMVHQASKMDEQERDKYINWLFDFEFNLYKIPQPDCVVFLDVPVEFSKKLMENRKNKFTGEEKKDIHESDIDYLTRSYNNSLYIANKYNWNKIDCIEDEKLRSIDSIHEEVYKVVKKTIDSMEK
- a CDS encoding DNA polymerase III subunit, translated to MYFENIIGQSFAKKYLSNSITKDKINHAYLFEGINGVGKSTLAQEFAKFLLKTEHLENNPDFIPIEPQGASIKIAQIRSLQTDVIIKPHGDYKIYLITDAEKMTIESQNALLKTLEEPPNYVIIILLTNNKNSLLDTIKSRCDIVKFLPIPFIELKEHLKAKGIEDRKASMLATFSRGSISKALELSESSDFMVMREDIQSNIQTMLDKNVVDILELPSKYDKYKDNIIEVLDITLNYFRDIMMLKENINKDMIINIDKITFLQNMSKKINYSQVSKIIDIIEETKKKLRSNCNFNLSIQVMSLNIYEVIK
- a CDS encoding PSP1 domain-containing protein, with the translated sequence MIRIVGVRFKSAGKIYYFDPVEFEIEKNVDVVVETARGLEYGKVVVGPKELDESELVSPLKPIVRIATEEDTKIYLENKEKAKETFEVCQQKIKEHELTMFLIDCEYTFDRNKLIFYFTAEGRIDFRELVKDLASIFKTRIELRQIGVRDEAKSIGGLGPCGRRLCCSSWLGDFQPVSIKMAKDQSLSLNPTKISGICGRLFCCLKYEHDVYSEALEKMPTVGSIVQSPDGKGKVIEINPLLEQIKVELQDKNIKLYEREDIKILQEAKKCAGCGQKDEKLDAETLRELKKLED
- a CDS encoding tRNA1(Val) (adenine(37)-N6)-methyltransferase → MDVKIKETERIDDIQLKGLRLIQDTTGFCFGVDAVLLANFAKVKRGASVVDLGTGTGIIPILIAGKSEAKEIIGVEIQEEVYEMASRSVLLNDLQDRVKIVNGDIKVIDKTLEVNKFDVVTSNPPYMHDNGIKNPNDKKAISRHEVKCNLEDVIRSASRLLKDTGKFYMIHRPTRLIEIITLARQYKLEPKQIQFIHPKQGKAPNIMLVQFTKGGRPDLKILDPLYVYDEDENYTKEIDDIYANQDIGEK